The Engystomops pustulosus chromosome 7, aEngPut4.maternal, whole genome shotgun sequence DNA window tctatgagtaagggtccctggCTAATCCATGCATGATTGTGATGGaagattccctttaagggctGAATTTATCACCAAGGAGGAAAGGAATTTCATACTTCTATGGTTGTAGAAATAGCTCTACACTTTGTGTCCTTTAAGTTATGTATAGTAGGCACAAAGAGGAGAAGTGTATTAGGTGGGAGTCGCAGGGAAAATACTTTGTGTGAATATTGTACACCATTAAGAGCCTCATCTCCGCTGGTAGGGAAGAACAAAAGCTTTAGGAGGGATGGGAGATCAGCATCATTCTTCTAAAATATaaaaagggattgtctgggaATCAACACACAAAATGCCTACGTGTGGGAACCCTTCACTAGCGCCCCACCAATCAGCATAATACAAGAAGGTATTCTGGCTCAACCCCAGAGATGGCTAGCTTAAAGAGGGCATGTCACCCAGAAAAAGTGCACTAGGAAcatctaaagtaagcagctcctagtgctaaaacaaatgcagcagtgttacaatgatagcattattattattatgtgcagaacaaatactgtatacatatatatgtacagtattcatgagggggcggtctgaggcgctgcctctccccaggaccgccccgctcgctccatagagCAGCGGTGACTGACGCACATCATGGGGCAGACACCTCCCCCAAACCCAGCCCCTCATGATGTACTGTACATCAGAGAAGTGTTAGTTACCGGATGTTTCATATAACGctaagtgtaacactgctgcttttgttttagggtgacaggtcctctttaatggtgTTTTCCCGAACATGAGTATTCATGACATATTAACAGGATAATCAAATACCAGATAGATGCAAGTACCACCTTCTGGATACGGCATGAATAGCCAACATGGGAACACCCATTTAATCACTAgggttctctttttttttttaaaccccaaACTTTTTCTGGCATTCACTATATATGCTGAAGAATACTGATCTACGAAAGAGTCCTGACTGACTTTGATTGAAAGAAAAGTGCTCTTATAGTTCACCTTTAAATTCATAGTTGTTAAGATTTCTGATGGCTTCAAGGGCTTCCTCTGCTTTCTCCATGTGAACAAACGCATAATCCTTTACAATATCACATTCCAAGACAGTGCCATATTCTTCAAATTTTTCACGCAATTCGTCATTGGTGCAGTCGGGGCTAAGGCTACTAACATGAAGCTTGGTAGAAGCTTTGGGTTTGCCCCTGCTGTGTTCCACATTAATGGAGACACCATGCAATTTATATTGGTTCAGATTTTCAACTGCTTCGTCTGCCTCTTTTTTCTCTTCCATATGGACAAAGCCATAATTTGTGATGATATCACATTCAGAAACTTTTCCATACTGTTCAAACAGCTCCTTCAGTTCTGCTGGTGTTGCCTCGGGTGGGATGTTACCAATAAAAAGTTTCACCATCTTGACTAtctaaagattaaaaaaacaaatgacaAAAAATTGCCAATTACAAAAGTCAAACCATATAGACAAAAACATATGCATGTTCTGTCAAACAACCAACTACGAACATATACCAGACATTCATATTCAGTGTAGCTTTCTCTCTAAACTGACCACAGACTTAAGATTTTATGGCATAGCTGTCAATGCACACTTAGGCTGGTGCCATAcataccgctttgtctgcgtctgaaaacgcaaacaaagccgcacccaccggggcggcgcGCGACGGGATCGGGCTGCCGTTGCGttgtgcattaaattaacgcaaaacactggcagctcattcctgatcgcaggcatttccatagaaacgctgatgttaTCGGGCCACAGAGAAGGACAAGGGTGCTGAATGAGGAGATATactaagctccaggcttctctgcagtaatTTTCACCTTGGATATGTCTAAGATAATAAACTTTACATtgcaccatcaaattccacagcgctttacaaatcatggcaGCTGatagctggttcaagcagcagaatttttatttatcaaCTTATTTTATACTGTCCAGCCTTTCCcttttaaagaatggctggaccattatacaagctcttataacgCTTGtcacctcatcctcaaagactgtaagctcttgcaagcagggccttcactcctattgttccatattaaTGTAACgtaatatttttatatgtctcctatgatttgtaaaaccctacaaaatatgatggtgctttgtaaataaagattattattgtcacTGCCATATAGCTCTCTACAATAAATGGACATGAGAAAATCCCACTGCTGGCAGAGGGGGTGAATCAAGGGGTCTGCCACATACTTTAGATGGAGGTTCAGTTCCTAAAGTAAGGGGTGGACTGAAACATCTGCTGTGCATGAACAGTCTACAAGCACAAACAACATTGAAAGCCCTCTATATCTATTAGAATGGACTCCAACCTTTGTCTCCATGAGTAGACTGCACATCATATTCCAGTGAATTACTACTGGAGAAGATTTACACATTTTTCAGTCATCCAACTATCGGCAGATCATAGACCTAAGATACCACAACACTAAGGGACTAAAGTGGAAATGCCCAGGTATAGAAAAAGGAAATAACACAGATGGGGACTGAAAAAAACCCAACAGGTCTCCCTCAGGTTATATACGTACATGAAGAAAACTGACCATTAGCACAAAATGCACCCACAGCAAGGCAGCCTGGCACACATTGTACATACAGCCCCTCACCAGAAGGTTATGCTTCTACAATACAACGAGGGAGCATAACCTAAGTCCAGCCTCCACCTGACAAAAAAAACACTATGGTCGGCACTCGGCAGGCGAGAGCCCCTCCTAGCCAGGCCTGGTGCACTCGCCATTACACATAGACACAGGCAGACCACCCCCGTGAGGAAGCTTAGCAGCATCCCGAACACTATCACCCCATAGTTGTGTGGAGAAGCTCAACCTGATCTGCAAAAGCCGGGAAACTCACCTTTTTCCTTCACGCACGAACGACACAAAATGGCAACTACCGAGGCCGCTAACCTGACTAAGGAAAGAGAGAGGCGGGACTTAAACGTGGGCGCCGTTAATTGGTAAACGCTAAGTGCGTTCTACAATATGATTGGCTAGCGCTATAGCCGGCTCAGGTCACCGTCCAATAGTAAGATTCGTAGACGGGAAGTCTCTCGTTACCCGGCAGCACTAGAGTGTTCTCTATTACTGAGAGGAGGACGGCAGATAATGCAGCCGCCATTTTGTAGAATGTATGCGGGCGTAGCCTCATGTAAAATGGTGCACGGAAATCGTGCATAGCAGGTGGTGGGGATGTGTGTGTTTGCATATTTTCTGTATTATGTGCACTGGAGCGAAATTGTCACTTTTAGCTTATGGCAGTATTTAGGCTCTTAGGTATCCGGCAGATACATTTGTAACGGTTAGTTTGCATATGAACTAATCGGAAACCACTAAATTAATAAATGAAAAGTTTTAAAGCTTGTGTATAGTGTCAATGAGTAACCCggagggtgtgttcacacttaCAGAAACGGAATCAAagatgtgtttctatggaaacaaatGCAGTCGGTAACCAGCTCCTGGAGTCTTGCATGTAAACAATACAGGACAATGGGTGTTGGTTACCGAACAGGAACAGATATGCGATCAGGCGGTGGCACGCCCCTGTGCACTTTTATTCCACTTCTAAACTGAGTAcaagcggtacgtgtgactgcaccctaaaattGCTATAACCCCATAACGACCAGTCCCTTTTTcgtcttttttgtgactttggatgaagttttcaatgctaccattttaaccccttaacacaagccacttttcaccttcctgacacggcccattttttcaaatctgccctgtgtcactacaagtggttataacttcggaacgctttaacatatccaagtgattttaaaatagttttctcgtgacacattgtacttcatgttagttgaaacattttggtgctatgttttgcatttatttatgagaaaatcagatatttggtgaaaatttggaaaaattcttgattttcaaacttcaaaatgtcctactttttccatacatagtcataaccgcaaaaatacttaataactaacattcactaaatgtcttctttatgtggacatggtttgttatgcatactcttatttttgtaggatgttatggggctttgaacgtcaggtgcgatttttcacattttcataaaaaacgcaaaatcctgctattgagggacctgctctggtttcaaatcactttgagagacctaaataaaagtaaaaccccataaattaccccattatagaaactacacccctcaacgtacgtaaaacaacttttatgaagtttattaaccctttaatttttttacaggggttaaaacaaaataggatgcaattttgaaa harbors:
- the LOC140070869 gene encoding RNA-binding protein 4B-like isoform X3; amino-acid sequence: MVKLFIGNIPPEATPAELKELFEQYGKVSECDIITNYGFVHMEEKKEADEAVENLNQYKLHGVSINVEHSRGKPKASTKLHVSSLSPDCTNDELREKFEEYGTVLECDIVKDYAFVHMEKAEEALEAIRNLNNYEFKGFLF
- the LOC140070869 gene encoding RNA-binding protein 4B-like isoform X2 — protein: MVKLFIGNIPPEATPAELKELFEQYGKVSECDIITNYGFVHMEEKKEADEAVENLNQYKLHGVSINVEHSRGKPKASTKLHVSSLSPDCTNDELREKFEEYGTVLECDIVKDYAFVHMEKAEEALEAIRNLNNYEFKGKIFSCSVVVSSCVAI